One Bradyrhizobium sp. ISRA464 genomic window carries:
- a CDS encoding hemolysin family protein, whose protein sequence is MLYLELAVVTVLIVVNGLLSMSELAIVSSRPARLAALVEKGIGGSRLALALASDPGKFLSTVQIGITLIGVLSGAFSGATLGQRLTQWLLDIGLSPRIADAVGVGLVVGVITYASLIVGELVPKQIALRDPEVIAVKVAPAMTLMAKLSLPLVWLLDRSGKALLWVLGHREDPQDRVSEDEIKTLVVEAENAGVLEPGEKEMIAGVMRLGDLPVGAVMTPRHEVSLVDLSDPASDILAALQQSTHSRCVVFDGNRDHALGIVQAKEVLDVYLDGRSPDIRALTRDAPIIPETVDARDVVAILRDSAVHIGLVHDEYGTFQGVVTSFDILEAIVGAFHTEEGPAEPAFVRRGDGSYLISGWMPALEFAELLGIALPSPRPYQTAAGFLLHAFGAIPEVGARVAAQGWEFEVIDLDGRRIDKVLASRQRPA, encoded by the coding sequence GTGCTCTATCTGGAACTTGCGGTCGTGACGGTGTTGATCGTCGTCAACGGCCTTCTGTCGATGTCGGAACTCGCCATCGTCTCCTCACGCCCGGCGCGGCTTGCGGCGTTGGTCGAGAAGGGAATCGGTGGATCGCGCCTCGCGCTCGCACTGGCCTCCGATCCCGGAAAATTCCTCTCCACCGTGCAGATCGGCATCACGCTGATCGGCGTGCTGTCGGGTGCATTCTCGGGCGCGACGCTCGGCCAGCGCCTGACGCAATGGCTGCTCGACATCGGACTATCGCCGCGCATCGCTGACGCGGTCGGCGTCGGCCTCGTCGTCGGTGTGATCACCTACGCCTCGCTGATCGTCGGTGAGCTGGTGCCGAAGCAGATCGCGCTGCGCGATCCCGAGGTGATCGCGGTGAAGGTCGCCCCGGCGATGACGCTGATGGCGAAACTGTCGCTGCCGCTGGTTTGGCTGCTCGACCGCTCCGGCAAAGCACTGCTGTGGGTTCTCGGCCATCGCGAGGACCCGCAGGACCGGGTCAGCGAGGACGAGATCAAGACGCTGGTGGTGGAGGCCGAGAACGCCGGCGTGCTGGAGCCCGGCGAGAAGGAGATGATCGCAGGCGTCATGCGGCTCGGCGATCTTCCGGTCGGCGCCGTGATGACGCCGCGCCACGAGGTCAGCTTGGTCGACCTGTCCGACCCCGCATCCGACATCCTGGCGGCCCTGCAGCAGAGCACGCACTCGCGCTGTGTGGTGTTCGACGGCAATCGCGACCATGCGCTCGGCATCGTGCAGGCCAAGGAGGTGCTCGACGTCTATCTCGACGGCCGCTCGCCCGACATCCGCGCGCTGACGCGCGATGCTCCGATCATCCCGGAGACCGTCGACGCGCGCGACGTGGTCGCGATCCTGCGCGACTCCGCCGTGCATATCGGCCTCGTGCATGACGAGTACGGCACCTTCCAGGGTGTCGTCACCAGCTTCGATATTCTCGAGGCCATCGTCGGCGCCTTCCACACCGAGGAGGGCCCGGCCGAACCGGCCTTTGTCAGGCGCGGCGACGGCTCCTACCTGATTTCGGGCTGGATGCCCGCGCTCGAATTCGCCGAGCTGCTCGGCATCGCGCTGCCCTCGCCGCGGCCCTACCAGACGGCTGCAGGTTTCCTGCTGCATGCATTCGGAGCGATCCCCGAGGTCGGCGCCAGGGTCGCCGCGCAGGGCTGGGAGTTCGAGGTCATCGACCTCGACGGCCGGCGCATCGACAAGGTCTTGGCGAGCCGCCAGCGTCCGGCCTGA
- a CDS encoding formyltransferase family protein, with protein sequence MRITLVGSRHFGVTTLNMLREHGVTIVRVVVHDGEDRLAAAARAAGIDVVVQAHPKLVTASEIAPGTDLIVTAHSHARVSKEALAEARLGGIGYHPSLLPRHRGIAAVEWTIKEGDPIAGGSIYHLADRMDAGAIAAQDWVFVKKGETARELWERALVPLGLRLLGEVIDYAKTYKELPAKPQDEQFATKAPSLPGSKH encoded by the coding sequence ATGCGCATTACCCTTGTCGGCTCCCGCCATTTCGGCGTGACGACCCTGAACATGCTGCGCGAACACGGCGTCACGATCGTCAGGGTTGTCGTCCATGACGGTGAGGACCGGCTGGCGGCCGCAGCCAGGGCGGCCGGCATCGACGTCGTCGTACAGGCCCATCCCAAGCTGGTGACCGCGTCCGAGATCGCACCCGGTACCGACCTGATCGTGACGGCCCATAGTCACGCTCGCGTCAGCAAGGAGGCACTGGCGGAAGCGAGGCTCGGCGGCATCGGTTACCACCCGTCGCTGCTGCCCCGGCACCGCGGTATTGCCGCCGTGGAATGGACCATCAAGGAAGGCGATCCGATTGCCGGCGGCAGCATCTATCACCTCGCCGACCGCATGGACGCCGGCGCGATCGCGGCTCAGGACTGGGTGTTCGTCAAGAAGGGCGAGACCGCACGCGAACTGTGGGAGCGCGCGCTTGTGCCGCTCGGCCTGCGGCTACTCGGCGAAGTCATCGATTATGCCAAGACCTACAAGGAGTTGCCTGCCAAGCCGCAGGACGAGCAGTTTGCAACCAAGGCGCCTAGCCTGCCCGGCAGCAAGCACTAA